The Arachis duranensis cultivar V14167 chromosome 9, aradu.V14167.gnm2.J7QH, whole genome shotgun sequence genomic sequence TTCATCCCGTCCAAGAAAAAGCAAATTCAAGCACTGAGCAGGACGAACTATACCTTGGAACCGGCTACTcacacaaaaacaaaaataatagaattattAGGCAGAATATCATCAATGATcaaaatgaaaatatccctTGTAACTCTAAGATACCATATGTTTATACTTGATCCAAAACATAGTCATgcccaataaaaataaagattcacTCGAAAAGGGTGATTTCCTACCACATACCCGACCTCTTTAAGGAGGTCGGACACGGCATAAGGAACCAGTcttacttattcaaataagtagtAGCCTCTCTGAATCTCTCCTACTATATCTATCTCCATTAAAAGATAGATTCTAACATATCTctcaaaaatgaagaaaatagtCATCCACCTAAAAAGGTAGAACTACTTAAAAAAATGTGGTTATTGGctctactataaatatactGATACTCTCAAGTATATTTACGTTCTAACCTATTAAAAACTTGCAAAAAGTCATTGCTAACTCataaatattagaattttttgtaGGTATCATTCCCACCTCCTCACGAAAAATACGGACGGCGGTGTTTTGCTATAAGAACAAGTCGGAAGCTGCCTCACAAAGACATTAGACCTCACGTCTAGACCCAAATCAATGTTTCAGATAACTCTCAAAATATCATAGTTGTCCCTTAGTTAATGAATTATTAAATTGGCATATTTATACCAAACTACATTTGATTAaggtaattttaaaaattgtataaataaAACTTGAAGAAATAGACAATTGAttggaagaaaatttttttttgaaaccaAACATATGCTCAATTCATATTGAAAAGTTATATTTAAAAtgaatatgaaattttttttaagtctaattcaataattttaatttagactattaaattttattcttttgacagatatgttttaaaatttaaattatatctgatttaaaattaaaattgaggtATTATTAAATTTTCCGTAACAAATAATAGTAGTAGATGGCAAAAAACTTCTTATTAGTTTTTCATGCATTTTACAAATTGTGAAAAGTTGTTATCACTAATGACAAAAATTATACACCAATAGTCAATATTAATGcattattttaagtttattttccatattttatctaaaaattaatttttggtctTAATAAGTACTAAAATTTGTATAAAGAACTAAAATATAAAgcattttaattagtttttttattttcaccttTAAATCATTGTCCTATATTACTACCACTCAAATATAAGTAACAAAATGTTAAAAGGTATTTTACACACAATGTTTAGGTAATTTTTGTcggttcataattttttttcaatcttttcaattttatttgtgTACAAGATATCACGTAAAaagtcaataattaaaaaaactgtacatactttatacaaaaataatattataaccaAATAAAAACTTTGAAGTGAACAATTACgtatttttaagtttattttttttgaaataatatatCAATCTGCGGTTAAAATTTGTATGTTATTTTTGTATTGAtgtcatttttttctctttttctataATCACGATTTTTGATTTaacattctatttattttaaatgaatattttctataaataataaattatatttcaagaCATAACTTCTAATTCGTTAAGATAAATTCTACTTATTATTAAGGGTAATATTAAGATAATAACGTaaagttatattatttaacttaatatttataattttatatatgtaatatctataattatatatttattgtatctaagattatttatttatttcagtaataattaaaaaataaaaaatatgactatatttttaaactattactctcaaatatttttaattgttaaatatGTTCTAAGTCATGTCAATCCACTTTCaacgttttatttattaaaatctaaataaGTATAGTGGCTAAGTAAACAAcagtttaaaagaaaaaaaaaagaagtaaatcACATTTAAATAGTAGATGGCTTCAAAAGAAATTAAACGAATATATAGTCGTCCTTGATTGTTGAGCCAAGTCTTTATTTTAAAGCTATCTATTTATGACATTTTACCTCTACAACTAAGGTTATTTTTGTCATTTCGACCCTCATTACATGACAAATAACAATTTGGCTAACTTTTGATACCATGAATATCATATTCCACTTTTTTCCATTGACATACCTGATAATTTTCCTATACAATAATCATTGGATATATTATAAGTTCAATTTCATAATTTGAACGCATAGATCTAGTAGTAATCATAAGTTcgataatataaatttttttttatgtaaccACTGAGTTGAAAATACTTTGTTGCAAAAGAAATGTTAGGTTTTCTATAGTCAACACTAAAATTTTGTTCATGaccacaataataataataataatacagaAAAAATTTGTTATGTTTATATGATACAGTAATTGTCCTTACTTAGTGAGATAAAATTATGTTGGTGTTTGATAAACATTGAAAGTGATATAAATTTTTCATTGACAACatagatttattttaataagaatCACATTCAACacttaatcttaaattttacttaaaaaagtTTGATTATTAACTGTACTCTGCATAtctaaaataacatttttatgaTGAGTTTACTATGAACTGGAATCCATAATAAGTTAAGAGGCATATAATCCTTAATTCCAATAGTGGCACAGCATCAACCAAACAGTACATAGAAGAAGAGGGGCAGTCCTGTAAATCACCATTGGAGTGGACCCTCTCTAAATTCTGACATCATTATCAATCTCCCAATCACCAAGGACAACAATAAGAAGTGCTCCCTTGAATGGTCCTAAGCTCCTAAATCTCAGAAAAAAGGAGATCGAGGCAAAGCCaaaagggagagagaaagagaaagagactCTCTTTGAGTTTGAACTTTGAAGCCAATTATGACGGCCAATCACCATTTTAGCCATAACTGGTTATTGTTGTGTCTCTTGCTCATATCCTTCCAAATCCAAACTTCTGTTCATTGCTTCCAATACAAGGTTGGAGATCTAGATTCTTGGGGCATTCCCACTTCATCAAATCCACAACTATACACCAAATGGTCCAAAAATAATGATATCAAGATTGGTGACTCCCTTTGTAAGTTCAATacacattttcattttcatttttcattcatACCAATAAAATTAGTCACTTTACTTTTATACTGACAAAAGGGTACATTTTTTTTCAGTGTTTTTATACCCACCAAGTCAAGATTCATTGGTTCAAGTAACATTGGAAAACTACAAGAGGTGCAACATTAAGAACCCTATATTGTACATGAACAATGGCAATTCATTGTTCAACATCACATCAAAAGGTGAATACTTCTTCACCAGTGGAGAGCCAGGGCACTGTCAGAAGAATCAGAAGATTCATATAACTGTTGGTGTTAATGCTTCTTCAGACGTTGATGCTCCATCACCATATGGATCAGCAACTTCTTCTGCACCTTCTTATCAACCTGTTTTTGGCAGCATTCCACAGCCTCCTTCTCAATCCATGGTAGCCTCAGATTCATCTCACATTGCTTCAAATTCTCAAGCTCTTATCATTGGATTTGTGATGTGTTTGCTCTTCTCTGCCTTAATGTAAGGCCCATATAGAAACAGAACAAATATCTCTTGTGCTTTTTTACTTTCTGTCTTGAGATACTTATCAAACAAAGTTAAAAGTTGAGGAGTTTCTAGAGTCGGAAATATTTCATTGGTGATACTGTTCTTCTGTTTCCTTTGATTCTTTATCTCAGATCTATgtaattcttttgaaaaattttcctGGCCATGGTTTTGGATCATGGACTTTGGCTATATGATGTAATTGAATATTTGAATTCTTTCAGCTAGTGATATGCTGTGATGTAAttgtttgggtgagcttctaagaaaagatcttttttcaagttatttttttagagaaattCTCCATAtacaaacatttttttatacaagtcttTACAAGTTATTATATTAACGCGCTTGAACGttactgcacgttcttcttccttttcctcttcttcttcttttctttcgtttcttactttctctttttccttcttcaacCGTTACTGCACAATTTCACTGcaccgtcttcttcttcttgctgcacattcttcttcctcttcttcctcttcttcttcttttctttcattttttgccttctctttttccttcttcatttacgtgcttttctctttgttttcttttttcgttattcttgatttccattattttttgatatcaagctctgaaatcatttttgaagaagaagaagcagcagaatatgaagaggagaaagagaaagagttctgaattatgcataaagtgtcctttgggtgtattttctataatcgtttgggtgtatttctgtaatcgtttgagtgtatttctgaagtttcattattttcaaaacgatttcaaagcttgatttcagaaaccatgaaaataaaaaaaaaaagaagtaagaaTACCAGTAATAAACGAGTAAAACAACTAATGAAAAGGTaaagagaataacgaagaaatatcgtttgggtgtattttctataatcgtttgggtgtattttctataatcgtttgggtgtattttctataatcgtttgggtgtattttctataatcgtttgggtgtattttctataatcgtttgggtgtattttctataatcgtttgggtgtatttctgtaatcgtttgggtgtatttctgaagtttcattattttcaaaacgatttcaaagcttgatttcagaaaccatgaaaatcgaaaaaaaagaagtaagaaTACCAGTAATAAACGAGTAAAACAActaatgaaaaggcaaagagaataacgaagaaatatcgtttgggtgtattttctataatcgtttgggtgtatttctgaagttctattattttcaaaacgatttcaaagtttgatttcagaaaccatgaaaatcgaaaaaaaagaagcaagaataccagtaataaatgcaagtaaaacaactaatgaaaaggcaaagaagtgtattttctataatcatttgggtgtattttctataatcgtttgggtgtatttctgtaatcgtttgggtgtatttctgaagtttcattatcttcaaaacgatttcaaaacttgatttcagaaaccatgaaaatcgaaaaaaaaacgaagcaagaataccagtaataaacgcaaataaaacaactaatgaaaaggcaaagagaataacgaagaaatacatggaggaggaggaagaagaagaagaaggagaagaagaggaagaggaagaggaagaggaagatgagtTGTTCATAATCTACggtgagtgaagaagaagaagaagaagaggaagaggaagaggaaaaggaagatgaagatgagTTGTTCATAATTCACggtgagtgaagaagaagaggaagaggaagaggaagaggaagaggaagaggaagaggaagaagagtcGTTCATAATTCACGGTGAGTGTAGCGCTTTGGAAACTAAATAACGCATTAAAAGACTCTAATGTGTAgcaacttgtaaaacttgtaagtcaaaaagacttgtatatGTAGCAAgcctcttttttttaaaagatcttataaagaagtaaaagtaattttatgtttggatatttcatgtaaaaatatctttttatctatcaattatgtttgggtataacaatataaaagtatttttttgtttatttattacatgaaaaaatctttttttaagaaaaaagatcttttagaaaaagatataaattacagcttctcaaaaaggatctttttttgattttactggtgcttttacttttactactagaaatttatcaaacacattaaaaaataaaaaaaaatctttttttattaaaaaaaattttttttaacaaaataatgacgcccaaacatgcacttaatttaattaatgataCATATTCACTTCTTCGTATATTTTATGGGGGGATTTAGCACAAATGTGGTCCCTAACAGCCATAATTTGGTCTCCTTTAGTTAGATTCTTAAAGCTAATCGCAATTGACCCGTTAATTTTGCTGAACTGAAGAACTAAAGCTTGCATTAGGAAGGGCAAACAAAAAAACAGGTTCAGAGTGAATTATTACAATTCTTTCCAAAAGCTTTTTGGTTTCCATATTATCTCCTAACTTTGGATAGAAGTGGGCCGGAATAACCAACGGAAATTTGTAGCTGAGCTCGTTTTAATTTCGGTTCGATTTGGTGCTCCTCGTTTTATTAAATAGGTTAGGGTTGAAGTTTTTGTAATGCTTATTAGTTAAAACAATCAAGCtgtaacttaaaaaaaaaagtctgtGAAACTTGTTGGGCAAGCTcgcaaaaatattttctttgtaaaaataaattattcttaatttagGCTTTCAAGacttatattaaatacaaaacaaaactaaaaaaaacaataattattatgaattaagattatcattttttgttcagaaaaaaaatttataaattataagtaCGGTTATGATATGtgactaacaattaatatataaataaattatactttacaaattatgaattataaattttagaatgTATTTAATCtcaatttagatattttaaatttattattttgatttctaattcaTGAAACAGCCTATTCAAATAGGCCTGTGGACTTGTCAGAATTTAAATAGGCCGGATTCgaacctgaaaaaaaaaacctataaaaaaatAGACTTAGGTGTGGGTCATCTATTTATAATACGAGTCAGGCTTGTCAAAGCCAAGCTCAGTTTGACTTGGCCCATTTTGTACCCCTGCTCTTAACATGATAGGTTATTAAGGATTAATTAGGTGCAGATTAGAGTTTCATTTAAAAGTTTGTCGCTGGCTAATAGATCACTGTATATACAAGGATTTAAAACTCCGACACTTACTTAAGTAGGTGAGTGAACTAATCACTCGATCAATTCATGTTGGTTATTATTTCCAAAAGCTAATCCAAGTCGTAcaataaatcctaatttttctacATGGATTGACACTTTTTTTGTCTATGTTCTAAAAAGAAGGATTATTTATATAACTAAAGTACCAAAATTAATCCTAAAAGATACGTTGACAAAATtgaccataaaaaatttaaaactaaattgtaTCATAAAAGATAAATTCCGTCAAACAAATCTAACCAGTTATCAATTTCTCGTTGAGGCTATTAGTGATCCATTTCACTTATAACattaaacttaattaaataattaaaaaatataataaaccaTAAATGTTCTTCTTCCTTTTACCCTTTTTCCATTCTCTTAACTTTTTCATTCATCAACACCTATTACTGTAATCACCCACTCTTCTCTTTATTCTTCAACCCTACACTTTTTCTTCACCTTCATCAATTTGCatgcaaaattttattttcttaaactatgctatttctagttaatttttgttgtatttcaattttcaaaagtgaaatttgaatttgatgggTAATTCTCACGTTGGTGGCGCATCTCACTCgcaaacttcaaaatttttttctcgaaaaattttaacattttagaGTTTAGATTTTGACAGTTACGACTCTAAAACGAACTTGTTCTCATGATTGATCAGATTTTCTGTAAGAGGAAGAAAAGCTCCTACGGTGACTGTGAAAAATGATAACTTATTCTTCGGCCAGTTGCTGTTTGTTGTCGTAGCTAATGACAACAACAGAAATATGAGTAAGTCGCCGAATTTGAGAGAAAGCAACAACAATGACGATATGCTCTCTGATACGTACTCAAGAGggtatttttggaattttaaaaCTAAGAGGCACTATGGTAATGTTGTCTTGTTCAAGGATTTTAATACTAGACGAGTTATATTGTGCCGGTTTTGGATATCAAGAAAACCAAGAGTTCGTATAAAATACAGTGGTGTTGAAATGACGACACTCATAAGACGCAAACGAGGACATCAAGAAGTCCAAGAGTGATCTTCAAGTTCATTAGGAGTCACAAATTTagcattaattttcaaaattatttaatccatATTTCAGTTTGATTTGTTTTTAAGATTTGtcaaaagatttgatttggttttgattttttaGTAGCATGTTTAggtgtttaaaatttaaatcaaacttgatctaatctaataagatcaaatatgatttgaattaattatCATATCTTTAGGATTTTAATCTTAGAGTCTTATCTAGGAAGATTTGACTCACTTTTAAGCTAATCTGTTAAGGATCTATTTAAATACTTTTGTGAGACAATTCAGGCActttttgatgaataaatttaGAGGTCTATTTAGTCAATTGAAACACTTCTATATGTGATCAAGTGATCAAGTGAGGTGAATGATTTGTTTTACTTGTCGCatgaagaaatttaaaagatccaACTTAAGGTTAGTGTtagttctttattttaatttttagaccTTTGATTTAGGTTGTCAAAAAAaagttctttgaaggtctaAAAGAATTGATCTAGATTGCTAAGAACATGTTTCTTAGAGGTCTAATAGAaaaatctttatcttttcttttattttttactgtGTCTTTCATATTCATCCTCATACGTTCTAATCACTCTCCTTCACATCTGGCGTGATTCTTCCATTCTGGAGGTGAAGGAAAAAGAACAAGGATtgatgaagaaagaaaatagtggGCAGTTATGGTGATGGATTGATGAATAGAGAAGtttattttttaggaaaaaatgaAAGGACAAAGGGTAGAAGAATATTTAGGGTATAGGATATTTTTTAGGGTAaagcatattttttattcataaagtttggcaaaagtttaaaaaatactcctaagttttattttgtttcaattttgtgcAAAAAGTttttgatttgcatcaaatatacccctagcaactaatttttcaaaaaatttaagaccaattccacaataatttcataagaactacctcaacacaagcaaatcaagcataatttttgTTCCacgggttacctaaaactgggTTGCTTATTGGGCCAAGACGTGAGGTCCAGGCTCCCTATATGGTAGTGCCCGACTTTCTTTAGTGCCGAGGTGCTGCCGTCCGAGTTCCTTGTGAGGAGGTGGGTGTAGTATCTACAAGagacttcgatgcttaagttagcaagggtttaAGTAGGTTTTTTGGTAGATTGGGCCTGAATATACCTAAGGGTGTTTGGTAAATTTATAATAGGTAGGATAACTATCTTTTAGAGTAGTTCCACATTTATTAGTGGATAAGTATGTCTTTTCTTCTAGGGAAGCTGATGATATCTCCCTTTAGAAAAGGTGGGAGATATCTTAggagttaattatttatttagatacTTGAGGCTGAGCTATCTTTGTTGTGCTCGACCTTTGCAAGGtcaggtagaagtagaagaggcCACCCTTTTGGgtgggtggtgcacgaaattgtgatcatcaatggcgccatcaacatggtacacacaattgtaatctcaactctttatcacaacttcgcacaactaaccagcaagtgtactgggtcgtccaagtaataaaccttacgcgagtaagggtcgatcccacagagattgttggtatgaagcaagctatggttaccttgtaaatcttagtcagacaaactcaaatggttatggatgatgtatgaataaaacataaagataaagatagagatacttatgtaattcattggtaagaatttcagataagcgaatggagatgctttgtcccttctgtctctctactttcctactgtcttcatccaatccttcttactcctttccatggcaagctgtatgtagggtttcaccgttgtcNNNNNNNNNNNNNNNNNNNNNNNNNNNNNNNNNNNNNNNNNNNNNNNNNNNNNNNNNNNNNNNNNNNNNNNNNNNNNNNNNNNNNNNNNNNNNNNNNNNNNNNNNNNNNNNNNNNNNNNNNNNNNNNNNNNNNNNNNNNNNNNNNNNNNNNNNNNNNNNNNNNNNNNNNNNNNNNNNNNNNNNNNNNNNNNNNNNNNNNNNNNNNNNNNNNNNNNNNNNNNNNNNNNNNNNNNNNNNNNNNNNNNNNNNNNNNNNNNNNNNNNNNNNNNNNNNNNNNNNNNNNNNNNNNNNNNNNNNNNNNNNNNNNNNNNNNNNNNNNNNNNNNNNNNNNNNNNNNNNNNNNNNNNNNNNNNNNNNNNNNNNNNNNNNNNNNNNNNNNNNNNNNNNNNNNNNNNNNNNNNNNNNNNNNNNNNNNNNNNNNNNNNNNNNNNNNNNNNNNNNNNNNNNNNNNNNNNNNNNNNNNNNNNNNNNNNNNNNNNNNNNNNNNNNNNNNNNNNNNNNNNNNNNNNNNNNNNNNNNNNNNNNNNNNNNNNNNNNNNNNNNNNNNNNNNNNNNNNNNNNNNNNNNNNNNNNNNNNNNNNNNNNNNNNNNNNNNNNNNNNNNNNNNNNNNNNNNNNNNNNNNNNNNNNNNNNNNNNNNNNNNNNNNNNNNNNNNNNNNNNNNNNNNNNNNNNNNNNNNNNNNNNNNNNNNNNNNNNNNNNNNNNNNNNNNNNNNNNNNNNNNNNNNNNNNNNNNNNNNNNNNNNNNNNNNNNNNNNNNNNNNNNNNNNNNNNNNNNNNNNNNNNNNNNNNNNNNNNNNNNNNNNNNNNNNNNNNNNNNNNNNNNNNNNNNNNNNNNNNNNNNNNNNNNNNNNNNNNNNNNNNNNNNNNNNNNNNNNNNNNNNNNNNNNNNNNNNNNNNNNNNNNNNNNNNNNNNNNNNNNNNNNNNNNNNNNNNNNNNNNNNNNNNNNNNNNNNNNNNNNNNNNNNNNNNNNNNNNNNNNNNNNNNNNNNNNNNNNNNNNNNNNNNNNNNNNNNNNNNNNNNNNNNNNNNNNNNNNNNNNNNNNNNNNNNNNNNNNNNNNNNNNNNNNNNNNNNNNNNNNNNNNNNNNNNNNNNNNNNNNNNNNNNNNNNNNNNNNNNNNNNNNNNNNNNNNNNNNNNNNNNNNNNNNNNNNNNNNNNNNNNNNNNNNNNNNNNNNNNNNNNNNNNNNNNNNNNNNNNNNNNNNNNNNNNNNNNNNNNNNNNNNNNNNNNNNNNNNNNNNNNNNNNNNNNNNNNNNNNNNNNNNNNtgagtcttggccgtggcccaaagcactctgtcttccagtattaccaccggatacatacatgccacagacacataattgggtgaaccttttcagattgtgactcagctttgctagagtccccaattagagatgtccagggttcttaagcacactctttttgccttggatcacaactttatctctctttttctctctttttttcttttttttcgttttcttttctgccttttttttttcgtttttctccttctcttttttttgtatttactgctttttcttgcttcaagaatcatttttatgattttttagatcctcagtaagatgtctcctttttcatcattctttcaagagccaaaattcatgaacaacaaattcaaaagacatatgcactgtttaagcatacattcagaaaacaaaaatattgccaccacatcaaaaataattaaactgttataaaattcaaaattcatgcaattcttccgTTTTCAATttaagcacgtttttattcaagaaaggtgatggattcataggacattcataactttaaggcatagacactaagacactaatgatcacaagacacaaacatagataaacataagcatagttttcgaaaaacaggaagcTAAAGAACAAGggaaattaaagaatgggtccaccttagtgatggcggcttgttcttcctcttgaagatcttatggagtgcttgagctcctcaatgtctcttccttgccttttttgctcctctctcatgattctttgatcttctctaatttcatgcaggaggatggaatgttcttggtgctccacccttagttgtcccatgttggaactcaattctcctagggaggtgttcagttgctcccaatagttttgtggaggaaagtgcatcccttgaggcatctcagggatctcatgatgagtggggtctcttgtgtgttccatcctcttcttagtgatggctttgtcctcatcaatggggatgtctccctc encodes the following:
- the LOC107465958 gene encoding mavicyanin, translating into MTANHHFSHNWLLLCLLLISFQIQTSVHCFQYKVGDLDSWGIPTSSNPQLYTKWSKNNDIKIGDSLLFLYPPSQDSLVQVTLENYKRCNIKNPILYMNNGNSLFNITSKGEYFFTSGEPGHCQKNQKIHITVGVNASSDVDAPSPYGSATSSAPSYQPVFGSIPQPPSQSMVASDSSHIASNSQALIIGFVMCLLFSALM